TTCATGTACTTCAAATCAAAACAGCTAAAGATGACCCCCTTTCTATCTTTTTAATCCCAAGCCACACATATGAGGCTACCGACTTCCTCTTCCTAGAACAAATAATAGTAATCTGATACTCAGTATAACATTGTGACCAAATTAGTgaagtataaaaaaaattagtgaccGTCTGCTAGAcatataataaagaaaaaatttcaCAGAAAGCCACAAGTGAAAAACCCAACCACCAATCTCAGTATCCTTTCTCTGTTTGAATCCttatttaagaaaaaaacacaagaacCAGAAGAGAAGTTTGTCCATTTATTTTGGAAAGCAGAGTGTAAAGTTTCGGGCATtaccacaaaaacaaaacaaatagagagagagtattGAGAATTGACAAAAAGATCTTGCCTCGGGGGATGACAGTAGCTCGAAATCATGTTCATTCAGTCTTGGAAGCAGcagtataaaatatataatccaAAATTGTTCCTCTCCCATAAAACGTTGAAGATTAATTCTAAGAGCTGTGAAACTTGGAACCAAACTTTCAACAGCAGAGACATGCTCCCTTTGAGCATCAGACATTCTAAAACCTGCAAAATAACATGCCATGAATCAAGACCCAAAGGCACAGTAATGTAAGCCATACACCGCCATCTTCCTACAGGTATCAAGAAAGGTAAAAGAGGTAAAATGGAATAATGGATGATAAAATGCCAAAAGGTTCGTATGCAAGTTGTAATGTAGTAGTATTAAATGGAAAAGCAACCTACTTTTGCTTCCTCAatacaacaaaaacaacaaaagggaCGTTGAAAGACGATGTTAAATTCGCACTTGTATTGGGTATTAACAATTATACATCCTTAAGTTAACTTAAGAGTTGCAATTACCATTATCATCCAGTGGTAAAGGAAAATCGGTCCAACACTCAGGCCGCACAGATATCTCCTTCACAAACTCAATAACTTCATCTGTGACCCCCGGAACATAATCATcatctccatcttcttcttcttcttcttggatcTGGAACTGCAATAAATCAGAGGCAAACTTAGAGATCCCAGTAACCGCTTTGTTGCTCGAGAGAAGCGACAACCCGCTCTTGAAGCTGCCGCCGATCTCAGCGAGATCGTCACGGATCCCAAGCAGAGCCTGCCGCGATGATTCTTGCGGTTGTTCTCCCTCTTGTTCGGAAGGCAATAACGACGGTGGAGGAGCAAGGAAGGCGGCCACTCCCCGCAACTGGCGACCGATCGTCTCGCTGATGACCGACAGGTCCTCTTTCATACCCCCGCGATTCGAGGGACTACCTTCTCCGTCGTCTTGTTGTTGCTCCGGCTGTGCGGAGGAATCCGACTCCTCAGATTGAAATTGAAGAGATTTGAAGAGCCAAGACATTGTTTTTGGAGATTTTAGGGTATTGGCTTATTGAATTGGGGATTTTGGAGATTGGAACGGAGACATGACGAAGTAGTGGAAGCCTCTCTGCGCTTCGTTGGCCTTGGCTTCGGCTTCTTTCACTCGCTCTCTATCTACTTTGAGATGAACACTTCAGTTAAGTAATGATTATTTGCGGCAGGTGGTGTGTGTATGTTCACGCCACGTCAGCCAGTCTTTtacttaaattttataataatgCTACCTAATCGTCCAATTTGGCACTGAACCCAAAATTAATTAGACCCCAAATTGTTATTTTGAATTCCTAAAAACTGTGGATGCGATTTTTTGCATTCAAGATTGTCCCTCGGACTTTTACGGACATTCCCTCACAATACTTGGATAATTTCCTAGAATAAAACCGATGATAGGGTAAGGATGCATGCAAGTACAAGTATCGGAGTGGATAATCCTGATGCAAAAAATGGCATCGCAATAACTTTGAAAAAAAAGTGACCACATTCGATTCTCCAGTCTCATCTGCTGGTAAAATTGTACTTGGCACCACTCCTGCCACATAACTGATTAGTACATgagaataattaaaaaaacaaaacaaaaaaccccTCAAACCTGAAACTCATTTAGACAACCAGAGACAAGatcacaagagagagagagagcgctcTGTTGATTCCATAAATGAGAAAAATGCAATAACAGAAGATTAAAACAACTTTATATTATCTGAATACATGAGTGGCAACGTATGAAGTTCCTGCTTAACCATCATCAACAAACGAGCAGGTTcgaaaaaataacataaatatcCACAACctcaacaaaatcaacaatcCCTGCCTTCTTTGCTAATTATTTGATAAAGAATCTCCTTCTCTAGCTGTATCCTGCACATACACAAAGATATGATACACAATTGTCTGTCTGGTCTTCAAATCCGCAAAGCCGAGTCCAACTGATGGTTCtcccatttcttttctttttttgtcggAAAAAAGAAGCGGTCAtggcaaaaaaaatcatctacATGAGCCCAGTATAGGGATTGTAGGCTTGAACGGGCATACCTGCACCGTGAGGGTACATACCGGGTCCATATGGATTACCAAACGGATTTACGGGCAGCTGTTGTTGCGgacccatcatcatcatctgggACTGTTGTTGCATCATGAAACCCTGTTGCTGGTTAGACATCATTGCCATCTGAACAGATGGTGGCGCGGCTACTGTGTTGGAGGCATAGAAAGGATCGTGTGCAGTTTGTTGCATCGGTAGACCGGCCATTGGCGCTGGCTCCCAGGGACTGTAGCTCGTGGTATGTTGGTTTGTTCTTCTGATTGCATCGTCGTAGAGGCTATCCAGCGTAAGCTTGTCTAAGCCTCCAGCCTTTTTTAATTCAACACCAGTTGACATCAATAAAACAGGATAAAAAGTAAGTTGTGTGTGAGAACTATGAGATGCCTAGGGAAATAGAACTTGTACCAATTTGCTGGCTGCAGCGGCACCATCATTGGAGCTTGGAGCAGTAACCAGTGCCAATTCCCAGCCTGTAGTTCCATTTGCTTGGACCAAAGGAGCATTGGTTGGTTGATCAGCTGGAACAATAGCCAGAGCCCAGGCATTTTTCTCATCTAATTCTGATGCAGCAACAGGAGCTGGATCATCCAAGCTCTGCAAAATAGTGAAGTTAAAATAGGAAATAATCTACGAGTTCAAGGAAGAAACAAAGACTGATCATAAGCATTACCAACAAATCAGTTGGTTCAGCaacaggagcaggagcaggagcttCTACTTTCACCGGCTCaggaggtggtggtgatggtggatGTTCCTCCTGCACCTCTGGGACCTTTTTGTACTCTATAGCCAAGACTTCCTTGGGTGAAGAAATTTTATTGTCGACAACCTGCTTAGTTGAAATTGATCAGGTAATAATTGTTGCAGGGTACTCTCCATGACAATCAAGTAGATATAAAATGGACACTGAAGTTAAAAAAAGGAAGCCGCAAAGATCATTGCAGAGAATCACAAAGAATGGCAGAATATCGCTGCAAAGAGTTGCATACTTCAAAACGATATGAAAAGAGAAATTCAACAAAGAAGTCAATACGGAGAGCCATGCAGGATTTGACTCCAAAACATAACATGCTGGTGATGCAACTCTAACGGATGTACATTAGCAACCTTGACTGGAAAAAAAGAGATTTAGATGTGTATACTCTTGCTTAATCATCTCAAAGTTGATTCATAATAGTTTTACAATGCATGAGAACTTCAGAATATTCTGCCCGGGCTCATTCACAATTAACTAATTCAAAAAAGTGTTCTTGTTGTGCCGATAAACCACATTCCTTAAGTCCATTAAAGCTGTTGACATTCAATGGTATCCGAAGTTCTTGATTTTCCATTATGCACCACTCAAGAAGCAATTTTAATAGAGCGAATCAGCATTACCTGACCCTTACGAGCAGTTGACATCCGTGGAGCTTCTCTTACATACTCTTCCATGGCTTGTAAGAATGATGCAGGGGGCTACattatagacaaaaaaaaaaatcagccaaGGAGAACATTAAAGAGAATGATAATAAAAACTAGAAAGAAAGTAAAATTAGTTCCAAATGACAACATATGCGGTAACTCGGACCTGCTCAATCTTAATAAATCTTTCCCCACGTCCAACATCAAAATTCTTACATATTTCATAAAATTCCGACAGTCTCTCAGCCTGAAAGTGAAAAATATCGTAAGAGTTTTCCATTATATACAAATTTTCAGCATTAAATGGAACATAAACAGTCACCAAAACAATTAGGCCAAAATGGAATTACCTGCTGTCCAGCCCTCCTGTATATATCCAGTGCCCTCATAGCATCATTGCGTTGCATCTCAAAGAACTGTCATCATCAATAGTTATCATATGTATTGATCAGTAGAATAGTGAAGCTtctaattatataaataaagagAGGTCGTTACCTTGTCAACCAAATTAATTGTGCCATCACTTATGGCTTGATagattttgatgctttcagaagcAACCTATATGAATTAATAATTGACCAacacacaaaataaaacaatcaGCAAGAAGTGATCAAATAACACTATCTCCACATGCATTCAGCTGATATCATGGAAAAACATGATGTATTATAAAGCTTCAATTACCATTGACAACGCTAACTGAATAACAATGTTATTTACTGCTGCCCCTTGCGGCTGCACACATATCATGAATGTTTCCcacataaggaaaaaaaatccacaaaaagaaaaaagttcatTAAAAATTTGCTATTAGTTGATAAGTAACAGGATTATTGTGAACTACAACAATCAGGAACCATTAGTGGGACAAAAGGCCTCTCCACCAAAATGTGACAAATAAAACAAACTACCTGACAACCAAGAACACGGAAAAGGAGCTGTTGCAAAGCTGGTAAATGCTCCAGAAGTTCAGCAGTATCCAGATCTTTGGTTCTCTGCATCAAGCTTTCACCAATCACTTGTCTGTACTATTAGACTTTTTAAACTATAATGGTACTGTGATCACTTGTCTGTACTATTATAATGGTACTATAATGGTACTTATGCTAGTGAAAGTGGAAAAAGACCAATGAAGGCTTAACATCAAAACTTCGCCGAAACAATTGGGAATTGTGACTTTGAGAGAGtaagataaacaactctcatgcacaaggctcttgcAGTGGGAGGGGTCGGGGACATATAtgatgtatgcagaccttacccctgcaactctaccattaggTCACATGTTTACTTGTGGGAATTGTGAGAGTGCTTAATCAAATTAACAATTAAGGAGATAGGGGGCAGTCTTAGAATCCACAACTCTAGCAAAGGAAAGGTTCTGATAGGGATACAAAGTTATCAGAACAACTTCGAAAGAGTATCATACTAAGACGTTAACTACATCCATAGCAAGCCAAGAGTAAGTTGCCTTTTTGACAGAGAAGAAATTGATATAGAAGACACCTATCCATATAAGTGGCTAGCCAAAGAAAATTTGACGCGGCATCACTCCTTCCAAGATGTAACTTGTTTCTCTTAGCCTTCTACTTTCTTGGACGCATTGGAACTCAACCAACACGATTGGAATCCAACACATATTTGATGCCAATACTCCAAAAAATTTCCACCATAAGATTGAAAGTAGATATCaacatttcaaattcaaaagcCAAAAGCCAAAAGAAGCATGAAAGTAAAAGAGTAAAGTTCTTACTGGCCGGTCCATCTCAACATCATACTTCAACACACGAAAGCATTCCAGCCTTTCCTCCAAAAATAGGGCATATGTACGAACCCAGGCAGAATAATCCCATGCTGAGCAGCATATGACAAGAAATGTCGTTAAAAAAAACTCCTCATTCTGACAAAAAACTTTGTTTGGCCAAAGAGAATATAAGATGTCATTATAGCTTCACCAATATTCATCCCCACATAAAAGGTGTTCCTCCTAAAAGAAATTTAAGTACCATTAGGGCCAGAATCATCCTTGAAATGAGCCATATTAAGTATGTGACTTCTGCTTCTTCCGTAGTTAATGATCTCTTCATGGAATGTGGGGTCCACTTCCCTCAGAGCACGATGAATTACAATCATTGTTTTCAATGCAACCTAAAAACAAATGAACAATCAATCAAAGTCTCAAACAACTCCTAGAAAAGCAACACACGCACATCACCACCCACATAAACACACACCAATGCACAAATCTTATATGCATATGAAACctctcaaagcatcaatttcTTAAACTACTGACTGGCCGACAATTCATCATGAATCCCGCCCAGGGCCACCAAGTCAACTGTGCTATTTATTCAGAAAGGAAATGGAACCAGGTCATCACTGTTGTGAATTCCTAATATCATGTGGGAGGGTATAAAACAGCttatattcaaaagaaaaaccaCCCTAATGAACTGTACGGTAAATACTAACAGAACAGTGGATGAGAATAATTCTATTATGTAAATTCGTATTTGACCAGAAGCGCAAAATTATTATCCTGGACCCCTCCTTTCCCATGTTGTTCTCATGAATAGTCAAAAATGGATAGAAaattaaaggaaacaaacacacATAACATGCCAAAGGTGAGCATGAACTGCTACAATGAGAAATTTCTTAAAATCTCTAATGAGAATACCATTAGCCACAAAAACTACTGGCTAATATCTTGTTTTTTAACTAACCAATGCATTGATGATGCAGAAGGTAGGGAATATTTTACATCCAGAATCTCCTTTCCTGTCTATGTAGCTCAATAgttgttattacttattagtacATAGGATCTTAATGAAGTAAAGTAAAGTGCAGTCTCTCATTGATTTTAGTTAAGTTAACAAAGCTTATTTCTATAAATGCAAGGGAGACACTAATAATTATTCTGTTAAATACATTTTTTGTTCCAAACACATACCGCCCAATTATGTGTCTTTGATAACCGTCTGGCAAGTGCATGGATGCAATAGGCCACATCAGCACGAGGTCTAGTAGCTGAAATAGCAGCAAAAATAGCTGAAAAGAGAAATAGATACAATGTCATAAGTTGTCCCTTATTCATTGTCAACTTCGACGGGAATACCGCATTAATTACAATAATAGAATTGAATACTGTCATAGACCACCCACCTCTAATGTGTTTTTCTCTTGCAGGGCGCTCATAGTGATTTGTAGCCTTCACTATAGCAATATCCAATTCCTGCAAAGTTAAATACCACGGCAATAAAGATCCAAACATATAGATGGTCGAAGTAACCATCAAAAGAATTACATTTAAGCTGCTTATACCTTGTAATCACTATTAACTTTAGCCAATGAAACAGTCGTTGTGTCTTTGAGGGCACCAAGTGCCTTCCGTATACTATTCTGAGTACCACCTCCAGACATTCTCTCTCCCTCAGCCACAACAGTCTAGAATTACTCATCAAGAAAATGATGTTATTTCCAAGTTCATAAACTAAGCACATTACACAACAAAATCCCATAAAGAATACAATCTAAACCCATTTAAGTTGACCTGGAGTAGCAATATAAGTATATATCAATTAAGATCCAGGAGTTTGGGCATCCAATTACTGCACGCTGAGCATCGTCAATACTCAATACTCTGAAGCAGCAATCAAAGTAAACAGAAATAACTGAAGATTCAAAAGTCAATCAATACAGAGCCTTGATTTCTATCAATCTCGGCAAAGATACAAAACAAAAGGCATGAAATAATTCAAGCAAATCAGCTCAAAGTCGGATGTAAATAACACACGGtgatcaaaaccaaaaaaaaaaaaaaagaacataccCTTCTGACTTATATGAATAAAAGATCTATCCCTAATGAAAACAGAGCACAATCACCCTTAATCAAAATAGCACATTTACCGTCAAAATAGGAAATTTCGAAAACAACCCAACAACATACACATAGGTACATACATGTATGTGAAGAATATGTGTCTGTATGTATAGATAAAAACTAGATCAGAGAGTTGGGTATACCCGAAGCAGAGAAtcccagagagagagagaagggaacgGTCGGTGGAGTCTGGTCACGTCTCTGCGagcaaaaggaaaaagaaaagtcgAACCAGAAAATTTGAGCTGTGAATGAGTTCGGTTTGGTTGGGTCGTCGGCGTCGTAGACAATtacttgtttaattaattaatttaataattaaatatggTTGTAATTACTCTCTGTCTCTCCTGTGTCCCTGTCCGTGGCATCAGAATACGGCATTGTaagaacatatacatacatgcacTACTGCACTCCTCCAATGAATTCTTGACACGTCATCATTTTTGTCAGTTTTCTATACCAGAGAGATCAAGTAAAATTACTGCTCTTATAATGACAGGGAATTCACTTGAATCCATGTTCGTTCAACTCTGAGTTACTAATTATTGGATCTTTT
This genomic window from Tripterygium wilfordii isolate XIE 37 chromosome 9, ASM1340144v1, whole genome shotgun sequence contains:
- the LOC120004795 gene encoding uncharacterized protein LOC120004795; the encoded protein is MSWLFKSLQFQSEESDSSAQPEQQQDDGEGSPSNRGGMKEDLSVISETIGRQLRGVAAFLAPPPSLLPSEQEGEQPQESSRQALLGIRDDLAEIGGSFKSGLSLLSSNKAVTGISKFASDLLQFQIQEEEEEDGDDDYVPGVTDEVIEFVKEISVRPECWTDFPLPLDDNGFRMSDAQREHVSAVESLVPSFTALRINLQRFMGEEQFWIIYFILLLPRLNEHDFELLSSPEIVETRNILLQNIKNKRNAEAVSSGDSRNLTSLEDTKEGETQQHIGSEERELVEIVEEGESQQRIDSEEKELVEIVSGTERVEIDNQGKSGERLEEAATYSGTGINVVKKLEYDEDVSFSDLEDDENDLPTRSSALRPVQGTSSSPTRSSDWVQLNERSGALREVQKGSCSTSEDKDSEDAANDWLTVDDFD
- the LOC120005446 gene encoding putative clathrin assembly protein At5g35200: MSGGGTQNSIRKALGALKDTTTVSLAKVNSDYKELDIAIVKATNHYERPAREKHIRAIFAAISATRPRADVAYCIHALARRLSKTHNWAVALKTMIVIHRALREVDPTFHEEIINYGRSRSHILNMAHFKDDSGPNAWDYSAWVRTYALFLEERLECFRVLKYDVEMDRPRTKDLDTAELLEHLPALQQLLFRVLGCQPQGAAVNNIVIQLALSMVASESIKIYQAISDGTINLVDKFFEMQRNDAMRALDIYRRAGQQAERLSEFYEICKNFDVGRGERFIKIEQPPASFLQAMEEYVREAPRMSTARKGQVVDNKISSPKEVLAIEYKKVPEVQEEHPPSPPPPEPVKVEAPAPAPVAEPTDLLSLDDPAPVAASELDEKNAWALAIVPADQPTNAPLVQANGTTGWELALVTAPSSNDGAAAASKLAGGLDKLTLDSLYDDAIRRTNQHTTSYSPWEPAPMAGLPMQQTAHDPFYASNTVAAPPSVQMAMMSNQQQGFMMQQQSQMMMMGPQQQLPVNPFGNPYGPGMYPHGAGMPVQAYNPYTGLM